The following proteins are encoded in a genomic region of Struthio camelus isolate bStrCam1 chromosome 3, bStrCam1.hap1, whole genome shotgun sequence:
- the DDO gene encoding D-aspartate oxidase, producing MAAPKVAVVGAGVVGLSTALCIAETFPACSLAVVADRFTPDTTSDVAAGMLIPHTAPGTPIHVQKQWFKETFTYLFAISNSAEASEAGIHPVSGWQIFKSTPKEELPFWSDIVLGFRPMSEAELQKFPQHRFGQAFTTLKCDCPPYLLWLEKRLKAKDVQLYTRKVANLWELHSEYNIVVNCAGIGAHQLVGDQKLFPVRGQVLKVHAPWVKNFVRDGDGLTYIYPGIHSVTLGGTREKESWSLSPDPSTTKDVFDRCCSLEPSLQRAQDIRVKVGLRPTRACVRLQKEVLSQGGAKLLVVHNYGHGAGGFSTHWGTAKEAARLVGECIAYLQGSSSRAKL from the exons ATGGCAGCACCGAAGGTGGCCGTGGTTGGTGCGGGAGTTGTCGGGCTGTCCACAGCACTGTGCATCGCGGAGACCTTCCCCGCCTGCTCCCTCGCTGTCGTTGCAGACCGGTTCACCCCTGACACGACGAGCGACGTGGCTGCGGGGATGCTCATCCCTCACACCGCCCCAG GCACACCGATTCACGTGCAGAAGCAGTGGTTCAAAGAGACCTTCACTTACCTTTTTGCCATCAGCAATTCAGCAGAGGCGTCAGAGGCTGGCATTCACCCCGTGTCTGG CTGGCAGATCTTTAAGAGCACTCCCAAAGAAGAGTTACCGTTCTGGTCTGACATTGTCCTGGGATTTCGACCAATGTCTGAAGCTGAACTCCAGAAATTCCCACAGCACAGATTTGGTCAGGCCTTCACGACACTGAAATGCGACTGCCCACCCTACCTACTGTGGCTGGAAAAAAG gttgaaAGCAAAAGATGTCCAGCTGTATACCAGAAAAGTAGCAAACTTATGGGAGCTGCACAGCGAATATAACATCGTTGTTAACTGCGCGGGCATTGGTGCCCACCAGCTTGTGGGGGATCAGAAGCTGTTCCCTGTCAGGGGCCAAGTACTCAAGGTTCATGCTCCTTGGGTGAAAAACTTTGTCCGGGACGGGGATGGCTTGACTTACATCTACCCAGGGATACACAGTGTAACCCTAGGGGGAACCAGGGAAAAAGAGAGCTGGAGCCTCTCCCCTGATCCTAGCACTACCAAAGACGTCTTTGACAGATGTTGCTCCCTTGAGCCCTCACTTCAGCGAGCTCAGGATATAAGGGTGAAGGTGGGCCTGAGGCCGACCCGAGCGTGTGTGAGACTGCAGAAAGAGGTCTTGAGCCAAGGAGGAGCAAAGCTCCTGGTGGTCCATAACTATGGTCACGGGGCAGGTGGCTTTTCAACGCACTGGGGCACTGCCAAAGAAGCTGCTCGCCTGGTAGGGGAGTGCATTGCTTACCTACAAGGCTCCTCATCGAGGGCCAAGCTTTGA